The genomic stretch GCTTCACCGAAGCCACGGGCGACATCATCATCGTCCAGGACGCGGACCTGGAATACGACCCGCGCGACATCCCCAACGTCATCCAGCCCATCATCGACGGGGATGCGGACGTCGTCTTCGGCAGCCGCTTCACCGGCACGCCCCGGCGCGTCCTCTATTACTGGCACACCGTGCTGAACAACGTGCTCACCACGCTGTCCAACATGACCAGCGGCCTGAACCTCACCGACATGGAGACCTGCTACAAGGCCTTCCGCGCCGAGGTGCTGCGCTCCGTGCAGGTGGAGGAGGACCGCTTCGGCTTCGAGCCGGAAATCACCGCCAAGGTGGCCCGCGGCCGCTGGCGCGTCTTCGAGGTGCCCATCAGCTACCACGGGCGCACCTACGAAGAGGGCAAGAAGATTGGCTGGAAGGACGGCGTGCGCGCCCTCTACGCCATCGCCAAGTACAGCGTGAAGCGGTAGGCGCCGGGGGCGGAACGAATCCCGCCCCCAACCCCGTGTCCCTTACACCTGGGCGCCCGTCGGCTCAGGAGCCGAGGCGGGCGCCGGTGAACCGGTGAGCAGGCTCTTGGCCGCCTCCACCGCGTCGTGCGTGCCCGTCAGCGCCAGCACGTCACCGGGCTGCAGCACCTCCTGCGCGGACGGCACGGACACACTCGAGTCCCCGCGCCGGATGGCCAGCACCGTGGCCCCCGTGAGGCCGCGGAGGTTCACCTCGGCCAGCGTCTTCCCCGCCGCGGGACTGGAGACCTCCAGCCGCACGGGCACGGGCTCACCCAGACCCGGGAGCACCTTGGAGACGTGGTCCAGCGCGTGCTCATCCGCGCCCGGCTCCCGCGAGTGGGACTGCGCCGCCAGCGCCTCCACGATGACCTGCGCGCCCGCGCGGACGTGGCCGTGCAGGTTGGTGGCGCCCCGCCAGAACGTCACGCCCAGCGCGCCAATCAGGGCCAGCACGACGAGGGGGCCCATGGCGCCCCGGAGGAAGGGCTGCGTAATCGCCACCACCGGCACGCTCACCAGCAGGATGATGCCCAGTTGCAGCGTCACCAGCAGCACGCGCCGGGGCGCCGCCGCCAGGTCCACCCGCCCGTCCTTCCGCCCGGGCAGCGCCGCCTCTGCCAGCTCCTCGCCCAACCGGCGCGCCACCTGCACCACGCCCACCAGGAACGGGATGGAGAGCAGCACCGCGCCACCCAGGATGATGTAGCGGGACAGGTTCTCATCGATGCCCAACCGCTGCTCGATGAAGGAGCCCAGCTTGCCCGCCGTCAACGACGTGCCAATCACCAGGACAATCAG from Myxococcus xanthus encodes the following:
- a CDS encoding glycosyltransferase family 2 protein; the protein is MLVSLVIPVYNEIPTLAELLRRCVAVDFPKELVLIDDCSKDGSRELLRQLQEQGVGLLGGTPRNRNEVRVLFQEKNQGKGAALRRGFTEATGDIIIVQDADLEYDPRDIPNVIQPIIDGDADVVFGSRFTGTPRRVLYYWHTVLNNVLTTLSNMTSGLNLTDMETCYKAFRAEVLRSVQVEEDRFGFEPEITAKVARGRWRVFEVPISYHGRTYEEGKKIGWKDGVRALYAIAKYSVKR